From Apium graveolens cultivar Ventura chromosome 9, ASM990537v1, whole genome shotgun sequence, the proteins below share one genomic window:
- the LOC141686403 gene encoding uncharacterized protein LOC141686403 has product MVPVEVGAGSLRRDLFVEEDAEVNQRLHLDLLEEARTNSQLKLAVYQQRIIRYFNKKVKFVPLKVGDLVLRKVMPNTKIAQHGVLGANWEGPYKVKAILWKGTYRLEDLDGKPIPRAWNAEY; this is encoded by the coding sequence ATGGTTCCCGTGGAGGtaggagccggatccctccggagagacttgtttgttgaagaagatgcagAAGTTAACCAGAGGCTCCACTTGGATTTGTTAGAAGAAGCCCGAACAAATTCTCAATTAAAGCTTGCTGTATATCAGCAGAGAATCATAAGGTATTTTAATAAAAAGGTAAAGTTCGTGCCATTGAAGGTTGGGGATCTTGTGTTGCGAAAGGTTATGCCTAATACCAAGATAGCTCAGCATGGGgtgcttggagctaattgggagGGACCGTACAAGGTCAAAGCTATACTCTGGAAGGGAACCTATCGCTTGGAAGATCTGGATGGCAAACCTATTCCTCGAGCATGGAATGCGGAGTATTAA